The sequence CGCTGCGGATCTCGCCGGCAAGCAGCGGTTCGAGCCACTGCTTGCGCTGCTCCTCGGTGGCGAACAGGTGCAGCGTCTCCATGTTGCCGGTGTCGGGCGCCGCGCAGTTGGTCACCTCCGGCGCGATCTCCATGCTCCAACCGGTCAGCTCGGCCAGTTGCGCGTACTCGAGGTTGGTCAGGCCGGACTCGTCGGGCAGGAAGAGGTTCCACAGGCCCCGCTCCTTGGCCACCTTCTTGAGGTCCTCCACGACGGGCGGAACCGTGTGGTCGTCGGGGCCCGCCGCGCGCCGGTACTCCTCGTAGGAGGCCTCGGCGGGGAAGACGAATTCGGTCATGAAGGCCGAAAGGCGTTTGTGGTAGTCCTGCGCCTTTGCCGACATCGCGAAGTCCATGTAGCCACACTAAACGGTGCGCAAAATGGGCTGATGACCGAGAGCCGTCCCCCGTTCCCGCCGTTCACCCTCGAGACAGCGCGTCGCAAAGTCCAGGCCGCCGAGGACGCCTGGAACACCCGCGACCCGGAGCGCGTCAGCCTCGCGTACACCCCCGATTCGCAATGGCGCAACCGCGACCAGCACACCGTCGGCCGCGAGCAGATCGTCGCGTTCCTGACCCGAAAATGGGAACGCGAACTCGACTACGCGCTGCGAAAGAGCCTGTGGGACTTCCACGACAACCGCATCGCCGTGCGCTTCCAGTACGAGTACCGCGACGCGGCCGGGCAGTGGTACCGCAGCTACGGCAACGAATTGTGGGAGTTCACCGCAGAGGGGCTGTCCCCCGCAAGCGGGAGGTGCCCCCAGGCGCGCGGGGGAGGCCAGTATCAACGACGTCAAAATCAGCGAATCGGAACGCCGCTACGCCGGCCCGCGTCCGGAATCCGAGGACGGGCTCGAGATCCCGCTCTGGTGAGCGGCTAGGCCGAGGTGTCCGGGTTGTGCGGCGTCGGGCTCTCCCGATTCCCACTTGGACTCCATCGCGTGGGTCACCAAGGTGCCGGCCGGGATCTCCTTCTGGAAGGTCTCGCCGTCGTTGTCTTCGAATGTGATGGTGTAGACGGCCCCAGCCTCGTCGGAGTCCTTGAACACCACCTTCGACGGCTGCGGATCGCCGATGCCCCGGTCAACGGCGATGATGTCACCCGGCGCCACGTCGTCGATCCGGTCGCTGGAAATGTTCGACATGGCACCGACGGTAGTCAAAGAGCCGAACCAGTGAGGCCCTCCCCTGGTTACGCCGCCTGGGGAGGGCCTCTGTGGAGGAAGGTCTATTCAGTTTCCGGTTGTGCCCTTACTGGCCGAGGTAGCTGTGGCCGTGGCCGTGGTGGTAACGCCAGCCAGGCAACGCGCCGGGCGCCGGCTTCGCGTAAATGTCCGGGGTGGCGACGATCGCGGTGTGCGAGCCGCTGTCGTTCTGGGTGGTGGTGACTGTGGCGTTGGCCATGCCTGCCAGGCCGAGGGCGGCTCCGCCGAGGACACCTGCGGAGACCATGGGGAGAGCGATGCGGGCGATGATGTTGTTCATGTCGATTCCTCTGTCTTGGTTGGCTTTCGATTTCCCCGCCGGTGTTCTCCGGCGATGAGATAAGAGTGCCGGAGCGAGACGTCGGCGTCTGTCCGCCGACCGGCTCACGACACGGTGGAATTCGTTGTCCCCCAATCGGGGGAACGGCCGGCGTCGCTGTGCCAAGCTGAAGCCGTGACCAGCGAAAAGGTGCGCGTGGTGGTCGGTGACGACCATCCGATGTTCCGCGAGGGTGTGGTGCGTGCGCTGGTGTCCAGCGGGGAGATCGAGGTGGTGGCCGAGGCGGAGGACGGCACGGAGGCGCTCGAGCTGATCCGCGAGCACCGACCGCAGGTCGCGTTGCTCGACTATCGAATGCCCGGGATGGACGGCGCGGAGGTGGCCGCCGCTGTCACCCGCGATGAACTGCCGACCCGGGTGCTGCTGGTGTCGGCGCACGACGAGTCGGCGATCGTCTACAAGGCGCTGCAGCAGGGGGCCGCGGGCTTCTTGTCGAAGGAGTCGACCCGCAGCGAACTGGTGAGCGCCGTGGTGAGGTGCTCGAAGGGCAAGGACGTCCTCGATCCCGAGCTCGCAGCGGGACTGGCCTCGGAGATCAGGCGCCGCAACGAGCCCGACGTGCCCGCGCTGAGTCCCCGCGAGCGGGAGGTGTTGAAGCTGATCGCCACGGGCAGCAGCATTCCGGCCATGGCCAAGGAGCTGTTCCTCGCGCCGTCGACGGTCAAGACCCACGTGCAACGGCTGTACGAGAAGCTCGGGGTCAGCGACCGCGCCGCCGCGGTGGCCGAGGCCATGCGGCGCAAGCTGCTGGACTGACCGGGCCGCAGGGAGCACAACCGTACCGTGGACCGATCTGTTCGCCGTCTGGTCGACGACCTTGCGACCGAACCGGTCCGCGTCTCGGCGATCCTGCGTCTGCCGCTGATCGCCTTGATCGCGATCCTGGTGTGGATCTGGGAGGTCGACCACTGGCTGCCCGGGCTGTACGCCGTGATCCTCGGCGTATATGCGGTGGCGGCGGTGCTGTGGCTGGCGGCCGTGCTGCGCGGGCCGGTGCCGCGGTGGGCGGACTGGGCGTCGACGATCGTCGACCTGTTGGTGATCGTCGCGCTGTGTCTGGTGTCGGGAGGTGCGACGTCGGCGCTGCTGCCGGTGTTCTTCCTGCTGCCGATCTCGGTGGCGTTCGGTGACCGGCCCGCGTTGACGGCGATCTTCGGGATCGTCACGGCGGCAGGCTATCTCGCGGTGTGGATCTTCTACTCCAAGCGCGACGACCGGATCGGGCTGCCGAACATCGTCTACACGCACTTCGGTTTCCTGCTGTGGCTGGCCGTCGCGACGACGGCGCTGTGCATAGTGCTGGCTCGGAGATCGCTGCGGGTCAGGGCTTTACAGGAGGTGCGGCGTCAATTGGTGTCGGAGGCGATGCAGGCCGACGAACGCCGCAGTCGCGAATTGGCCGAGCACCTGCACGACGGGCCGTTGCAGACCCTGCTCGCGGCGCGGCTGGAGCTCGACGAGGCGCGTGGACGAAATTCCGATCCCGCGCTGAACATGGTCTACGAGGCGCTGCAGGAGACGGCCACCGGCCTGCGCTCCACCGTCACCGAGCTGCATCCGCAGGTGCTCGCGCAGCTGGGGCTCACCGCCGCGCTGCGAGAGATGGTGAAGCAGTTCGAGACCCGTGCACCGATCCGCGTCGACGCCGATCTCGAAGAGGTGGGGAAGCCGGCGTCCGCGCAGCTGCTCCACCGCGCCGCGCGCGAGCTTCTTGTCAACGTCGACAAGCACGCGGCGGCGTCCCGCGTGCAGGTCAGATTGACGCGCAACGGCGAGCGGATCACGCTGACCGTCGCCGACGACGGCAGGGGTTTCGATCCGGAGGTGGTGGGTCAGTCGGTCGCCGAGGGCCACATCGGGCTCGGCTCGCTGCTGGCCAGGTTCGACGCGATGGGCGGCGCGATGCACATCGACTCGAAGCCGGGCAGCGGCACACGGGTGACTGTCACCTCGCCGCCCGAGCCGGTCAATTCTTTGGCCGAGCAATAGCTCCTATGTCAAGCCGCGACCGGTTGTAGCGCTTGGTTTCGGGTTTGGTGGTCGGCGAGTAGGGCTTGGTAGACGCGGCGGGCGATGCGTCGTTTGAGGCAGCGTCGAGCGGCAGCTTTGGTTTTTCCTTCCGAAATCAGTCGTTGGTAGTAGGTATGACCCTCGCTGCCGGTCATGCGGATCTGGGTGACGGCGATGCGGTGCAAGGCGGCGTTGAGTTGGCGGTTACCTGAGCGGCTTAACCGCATCTGGCCTTCGCTGGCACCTGACCACGCCGGGATAGGGGCCACTCCGGCGTGGCAGGCGAAGGCGTCGGCACTTTTGAACCGCTCGATGCCGGCGGCTTCGCCGACGATCTTGGTCGCGGTCAACTGGGCGCAGCCGTCGATAGCCAGCAGCGCGGGGGCAACCACGTCGGCCCTGTCGCTGAGACGCTTATCCAACACGTTGATCTCGGCGGTGAGGCGGATGATGTCGGCGAGCTCGGCACGCGCCATTTCCGCCACCATCCCCGACACCGTGGCAAGCCACTCGCGCAGGGCCTTCTGGTGCTTGGCGGCATTGAGCGAGCGTGGCGCGGGGCCGCGTTCGGGGTCAAGTTCATGCACATGCCAGCGCAACCGGTTGATCGACGACGTGCGTTGGGCCACCAGCACATCACGGCGATCAGTCAACAGCTTCAACTCCCGCGAGACCTCATCATGGGAAGCCACCGGCAGATCGGGTTCACGCAACACCGCACGGGCCACCGACTCGGCATCGATCGGATCGGACTTGCCCCGCCTGCGCGCGGACTTGCGGGTGACGGCCATCAGCTTGGTGGGCACCCGCACCACCAGCTGACCGGCGGTGAGCAGGTCGCGTTCCAGCCGCGCCGACATGTTGCGGCAGTCCTCGATACCCCATTTCAGATCGGTGCCGAACTGCTCACGGGCCCACCTGATGGCCGCAATGTGGCCCTGCGTGGTGGCTTTGACGGTCTTCTCACCCAGCGTGCGTCCTAGCTCATCGACAGCGACAAAGGTGTGTTTGTGCTTGTGTACATCGGCGCCAATCACAATCATGAGCAGTGCCTCCTTCACTTCCTGGACAGAGGTGTTGAGGTTGGGCCGGCCGGCGGACACATCTCAGTCGAGGCGAAAGCCACGCTCCTATCAAGTCACCCGGCCGGTCCGTCTCACCCGGTGCCGGCACTACTGCTCAACGCCAACCCATTTGCAGGCGGCAGACGTAAAACGAGCCAGACACCAGGTGAAACGGAACCAACCACCGCGCCACGACACCTGTCACGCAGACACGCCGCAAACCCGGCAAAATCCACACTCACACTGAGACGTAAAAGTGCCCCGCACAGACGGTCTCAGGGTACTTTTGCGTCTGTTCGCGGCTTCGCGGGCCCCACGCGCTAAGTGGTGGCCAGCCCGCGGGCGATGACGAGACGCTGAATCTGGTTGGTGCCCTCGAAGATCTGGGTGATCTTCGCCTCCCGCATGTAGCGCTCGACGCGGAAGTCGCGGGTGTAGCCGACGCCGCCGAGCACCTGCACGGCGTCCGTCGTCACCTTCATCGCGGCGTCGGTCGCGGTCAGTTTGGCGATGGAGGCCTGCGTTGAGTACGGCATGCCGAGGTCGCGCCTGCGGGCGGCGTCGAGGTACGTCGCGCGCGCACTGGCGACGGCCGCGGCCATGTCCGCGAGGACGAACCCCAGGCCCTGGTGGTCGATGATCTTGCGGCCGAACGTCGTTCGCTCGTTGGCGTAGGCCGTCGCGTCGTCGAGCGCGGCCTGGGCGAGCCCGACGGCGACCGCGGCGATGCCCAGCCGCCCGGAATCCAGTGCGCTGAAGGCGATCTGCAGGCCCTGCCCCTCGTCGCCGATGCGGCGGTCGGCGTCGACGGCGGCGTCGTCGTAGAACGCCGCTGTGGTGGGCACCGCATGCAGGCCCATCTTCTCCTCGGGCTTGCCGAAGCTCAGCCCGTCGAGGTCGCCGGGAATCAGGAAGCAGGAGATCCCGCGCGAGCCTTCGCCGGTGCGCGCGAACAACGTGTAGAAATCCGCCACCCCGCCGTGGGTGATCCACGACTTCGAGCCGTTGATGACATAGCCGCCATCAGTCGCCACAGCCGCGCACTGCAGCGCCGCGGCGTCGGAGCCGGCCTGCGGTTCCGACAGGCTGTATGCCCCGATCTGCCGGCCCGAGAGCATGCCGGGCAGCCAGCGCTTCTTCTGCTCGTCGGTGCCGAAGGCGAGCAGTGGGTGCGACGAGAGGCTGTGCACGCTCACCGCGACGGCGACGGCCGCCCACCGCGCCGCGATCTCCTCGAGCACCTGCAGATACACCTCGTAGGGAACCCCACCGCCACCCCACTCCTCCGGCTGCGGCAGGCTCAGCAGCCCGGCCGCGCCGAGCTGGGCGAACACCCCTTCGGGGTAGGTCTCTTCCTTCTCGTGCACGTCGACGATCGGGTCGAGCACCTTGTCGCAGATGTCGCGAGTGAGTGCGATCAGCTCGATGGCGTCGTCGGAGGGCAGCAGGCGGTCCGCCGGCATGGGGCTGTGTCAGACCTTCTCGGCGACGGAGAGCTCCGCGTTGATCGCGTCGACCCGATCTTTGGCATCGCCGAACAGCATCTGTGTGTTCTGCCGGAAGAACAGCGGGTTCTGCACGCCGGCATAACCCGAGGCCATGGACCGCTTGAACACGATCACGTTGTTGGCGTTCCACACCGTCAGCACCGGCATCCCGGCGATCGGGCTGCCCGGGTCCTCTGCGGCCGCCGGGTTGACGGTGTCGTTGGCGCCGATGACCAGGACGACGTCGGTGTCGTCGAAGTCGTCGTTGATCTCGTCCATCTCCAACACGATGTCGTAGGGCACCTTGGCTTCGGCCAACAGCACGTTCATGTGGCCGGGCAGGCGTCCCGCGACGGGGTGGATCCCGAACCGGACGTTGACGCCGCGGGCGCGCAGCTTGCGGGTCAAATCGGCGACGCCGTATTGGGCTTGCGCGACGGCCATGCCGTAGCCAGGCGTGATGATCACCGAAGTGGCCGATTCGAGCAATTCGGCGGCGCCCTCGGCGCTGATCTCGCGGTGCTCGCCGTAATCCTTGTCGTCGGCGGGCCCGGCCTCGATCCCGAAGCCGCCGGCGATCACCGAGATGAACGACCGGTTCATTGCCCTGCACATGATGTAGGACAGGTACGCACCCGAGGAGCCGACGAGCGCGCCGGTGACGATGAGCAGGTCGTTGGACAGCAGGAAGCCCGAGGCCGCGGCAGCCCAACCCGAGTAGCTGTTGAGCATCGAGACCACGACGGGCATGTCGCCGCCGCCGATCGAGGCCACCAGGTGCCAGCCGAGCAGCAGCGCCAGCACGGTGACCACCACCAGCAGCCACAGCTGAGGGTCGATGACGAACCAGACGGTGAGCGCGGCGAAGGCGACG is a genomic window of Mycobacterium sp. ITM-2016-00318 containing:
- a CDS encoding response regulator transcription factor — encoded protein: MTSEKVRVVVGDDHPMFREGVVRALVSSGEIEVVAEAEDGTEALELIREHRPQVALLDYRMPGMDGAEVAAAVTRDELPTRVLLVSAHDESAIVYKALQQGAAGFLSKESTRSELVSAVVRCSKGKDVLDPELAAGLASEIRRRNEPDVPALSPREREVLKLIATGSSIPAMAKELFLAPSTVKTHVQRLYEKLGVSDRAAAVAEAMRRKLLD
- a CDS encoding sensor histidine kinase, which encodes MDRSVRRLVDDLATEPVRVSAILRLPLIALIAILVWIWEVDHWLPGLYAVILGVYAVAAVLWLAAVLRGPVPRWADWASTIVDLLVIVALCLVSGGATSALLPVFFLLPISVAFGDRPALTAIFGIVTAAGYLAVWIFYSKRDDRIGLPNIVYTHFGFLLWLAVATTALCIVLARRSLRVRALQEVRRQLVSEAMQADERRSRELAEHLHDGPLQTLLAARLELDEARGRNSDPALNMVYEALQETATGLRSTVTELHPQVLAQLGLTAALREMVKQFETRAPIRVDADLEEVGKPASAQLLHRAARELLVNVDKHAAASRVQVRLTRNGERITLTVADDGRGFDPEVVGQSVAEGHIGLGSLLARFDAMGGAMHIDSKPGSGTRVTVTSPPEPVNSLAEQ
- a CDS encoding acyl-CoA dehydrogenase family protein, giving the protein MPADRLLPSDDAIELIALTRDICDKVLDPIVDVHEKEETYPEGVFAQLGAAGLLSLPQPEEWGGGGVPYEVYLQVLEEIAARWAAVAVAVSVHSLSSHPLLAFGTDEQKKRWLPGMLSGRQIGAYSLSEPQAGSDAAALQCAAVATDGGYVINGSKSWITHGGVADFYTLFARTGEGSRGISCFLIPGDLDGLSFGKPEEKMGLHAVPTTAAFYDDAAVDADRRIGDEGQGLQIAFSALDSGRLGIAAVAVGLAQAALDDATAYANERTTFGRKIIDHQGLGFVLADMAAAVASARATYLDAARRRDLGMPYSTQASIAKLTATDAAMKVTTDAVQVLGGVGYTRDFRVERYMREAKITQIFEGTNQIQRLVIARGLATT
- the pntB gene encoding Re/Si-specific NAD(P)(+) transhydrogenase subunit beta, with translation MFTLETTATAAYVVAALLFILALAGLSKHETSRAGNTFGIAGMAVALIATIALALARHIEPVGLALLVGAMVIGAAIGLWRAKVVEMTGMPELIALLHSFVGLAAVLVGWNGYLHVERALAGSEATLLQQEGMLGIHSAEVVIGVFIGAVTFTGSIVANLKLSARIKSAPMMLPGKNLLNVGALVAFAALTVWFVIDPQLWLLVVVTVLALLLGWHLVASIGGGDMPVVVSMLNSYSGWAAAASGFLLSNDLLIVTGALVGSSGAYLSYIMCRAMNRSFISVIAGGFGIEAGPADDKDYGEHREISAEGAAELLESATSVIITPGYGMAVAQAQYGVADLTRKLRARGVNVRFGIHPVAGRLPGHMNVLLAEAKVPYDIVLEMDEINDDFDDTDVVLVIGANDTVNPAAAEDPGSPIAGMPVLTVWNANNVIVFKRSMASGYAGVQNPLFFRQNTQMLFGDAKDRVDAINAELSVAEKV